Proteins encoded together in one Mustelus asterias unplaced genomic scaffold, sMusAst1.hap1.1 HAP1_SCAFFOLD_2587, whole genome shotgun sequence window:
- the LOC144489831 gene encoding uncharacterized protein LOC144489831, with product MELGSKISELQMQNASLRCERETLERKLRKVQEQLDSTSSTVLFLSKQVKEKEGRVKEAAFSIDNMKSSNKWVRFHTGFDSHAKFEAFLHFVTQDPGLCSGKIRGNIARGRLDAGPHSTLSHADQLLLVMCRLRLGLLLQDLAYRFKISETTVSRVWLNWTEVIQARLMQIPVTCSPKYVQAFEPKRRLQHRGGEALTLLDCTDLFFEAQARERTAGPDAWRQPYRNHYVRRGYALVAPSGFLTFASGAALGEGGTAAEEGREEDEEEEEEEEEEGEEGGGGEATPAAGERGLAGLKLPTFFTGGVALTEEQRALTRQVLSVRSHVDKVLNFRFLKSVYPRTMESQVDRAWTICSYLACLLHEPMGLR from the exons ATGGAGCTGGGTTCTAAGATCAGTGAGTTACAGATGCAGAATGCCTCACTGCGGTGTGAGCGTGAGACACTGGAGCGTAAACTGCGCAAGGTGCAGGAGCAGCTGGACTCCACCTCGAGCACTGTGCTCTTCCTGAGCAAGCAGGTGAAGGAGAAGGAGGGCCGGGTCAAGGAGGCCGCTTTCTCCATTGACAACATGAAGAGCAGCAACAAGTGGGTGCGTTTCCACACCGGATTCGACAGCCACGCCAAGTTCGAGGCCTTCCTCCACTTTGTCACCCAGGACCCTGGCCTGTGCTCGGGTAAGATCCGCGGTAACATTGCCCGCGGGCGGCTGGACGCCGGACCCCACAGCACGCTCAGCCACGCCGACCAACTCCTCCTTGTAATGTGTCGCCTCCGTCTGGGCCTCCTGCTGCAGGACCTGGCTTACCGCTTCAAGATCTCCGAGACCACCGTCTCCCGGGTGTGGCTCAACTGGACTGAAGTCATCCAAGCCCGGTTGATGCAG ATCCCGGTGACATGCAGCCCCAAGTACGTCCAGGCCTTCGAGCCCAAACGGAGGCTCCAGCACCGGGGGGGCGAGGCGTTGACCCTCCTTGACTGCACCGACCTGTTCTTCGAAGCCCAGGCGAGGGAGCGGACGGCGGGACCGGATGCCTGGCGCCAGCCCTACCGTAACCACTACGTCAGGCGGGGCTACGCGCTGGTCGCCCCCAGCGGGTTTCTGACCTTTGCCTCGGGGGCGgcgctgggggaaggggggacagcggcggaggaggggcgggaggaggacgaagaggaggaggaggaggaggaggaggagggtgaggagggcggtgggggcGAGGCGACGCCAGCGGCAGGGGAGCGGGGTCTCGCCGGCCTGAAGCTGCCCACCTTCTTCACCGGGGGGGTGGCGCTGACGGAAGAGCAGAGGGCGCTCACCCGCCAGGTGCTAAGCGTCAGGAGTCACGTGGACAAAGTCCTCAACTTCCGTTTCCTCAAGTCCGTCTACCCTCGGACCATGGAGTCGCAGGTCGACCGGGCCTGGACGATCTGCTCCTACCTGGCCTGCCTCCTCCACGAGCCCATGGGGCTGAGGTGA